In Tursiops truncatus isolate mTurTru1 chromosome X, mTurTru1.mat.Y, whole genome shotgun sequence, the following proteins share a genomic window:
- the LOC109548437 gene encoding melanoma-associated antigen B4-like, with the protein MPRRQNKRHGRKKRHQARGETQSLKGAQATEEGAAAEEVEESPSSPASVSRGTPPSSPAAGTRQEPQGDPATSSRDAGVSCPGSEEGAQSQDEKSAGTSQAAPFIESSCRVFLIRESTMLVHFLLEKYKTKEPIPQAALLKAINRKYDKHFPEILSRASEIMELVFGLELKEVDPSSHSYALISKMALPSEGSPSDESGLPTSGLLMILLGLIFTKGNRATEEEIWKFLNALGLYAGRRHLIFGDPGRLISKDFVQQKYLTYRQVPNSHPPRYEFLWGPRAHAETSKMKVLEILGKIIGTVPSAFADRYEEALKDEEESAAARAAAVAEGRAPSRAKARSSSHM; encoded by the coding sequence ATGCCTCGGCGCCAGAACAAGCGCCATGGCCGCAAGAAACGCCACCAGGCCCGGGGGGAGACTCAGAGTCTCAAGGGTGCCCAGGCCACTGAGGAGGGGGCGGCGGCAGAAGAGGTAGAAGAGTCGCCATCCTCCCCCGCTTCTGTTTCTAGGGGTACTCCCCCGAGCTCCCCTGCTGCTGGCACTCGCCAGGAGCCTCAGGGAGACCCAGCCACGAGCTCTCGTGATGCAGGGGTTTCATGCCCAGGATCTGAAGAGGGTGCCCAGAGCCAAGATGAGAAAAGTGCAGGTACCTCCCAGGCAGCACCTTTCATTGAGAGCAGTTGCAGAGTTTTTCTGATCAGGGAGTCCACAATGTTGGTGCACTTCCTGCTGGAGAAGTACAAGACGAAGGAGCCCATCCCGCAGGCAGCACTGCTGAAGGCTATCAACAGGAAGTACGATAAGCACTTCCCTGAGATCCTCAGCAGAGCCTCTGAGATCATGGAGCTGGTCTTTGGCCTCGAGCTGAAGGAAGTTGACCCCAGCAGTCACTCCTACGCCCTCATCAGCAAGATGGCCCTCCCCAGCGAGGGAAGTCCAAGTGATGAGTCGGGGCTGCCCACATCCGGTCTCCTGATGATTCTCCTGGGCCTGATCTTCACGAAGGGCAACCGTGCCACCGAAGAGGAGATCTGGAAATTCCTCAATGCGTTGGGTTTGTATGCTGGGAGGAGGCACTTGATCTTCGGGGATCCCGGGAGGCTCATCAGCAAAGATTTCGTGCAGCAAAAGTACCTGACATACCGCCAGGTGCCCAACAGCCATCCTCCACGCTATGAGTTCCTGTGGGGCCCGAGAGCCCACGCTGAAACCAGCAAGATGAAAGTGCTGGAGATTTTGGGCAAGATCATTGGTACCGTCCCCAGTGCCTTCGCAGATCGCTATGAGGAGGCTCtgaaagatgaggaagagagcGCCGCGGCCAGGGCTGCAGCTGTTGCTGAGGGCAGAGCCCCTTCCAGGGCCAAGGCCCGCAGCTCCTCCCACATGTAG